The following are encoded together in the Natronincola ferrireducens genome:
- a CDS encoding DUF3048 domain-containing protein, which yields MHWRRIVIGILAIGLIGTMLACSKKPEIDEEPIEEVVIELEEEKESFEGMAINPLTGLWIDKEAAIRRPVAVMINNMKAALPQSGISQADIMYETLAEGNITRLVAVFQDFNAEKIGPIRSTRHYYLNFAFDHDAVFVHHGGSPQAFQAIKNLKPANLNTLSYLEGIMAWRDPVRSKQRGMFEHSLYTNTEGIMKGWEAVGYRKEVKEGLERKLNFMEEEWTPEGEKADIVIIPFSKDYTGSFQYNPETKLYKRYQSEQPHIDENNNQQLETKNIIIQYADIRVISGDAEGRREIELIGSGKGLYISNGKAMPIVWKKSTYDTATQFQDINGNPLKLNKGKTWIAIFPQNREIQLQ from the coding sequence ATGCACTGGAGAAGAATTGTAATAGGGATACTAGCCATAGGCTTAATAGGTACAATGCTGGCATGTAGTAAAAAGCCTGAAATTGATGAAGAGCCAATAGAAGAAGTAGTTATAGAGTTGGAAGAAGAAAAAGAATCCTTTGAAGGAATGGCTATTAACCCCCTTACTGGATTATGGATTGATAAAGAAGCTGCAATCAGAAGACCAGTAGCTGTAATGATAAACAATATGAAGGCAGCCTTGCCTCAAAGTGGTATATCTCAAGCGGATATTATGTATGAAACCTTAGCAGAAGGAAACATTACTAGATTGGTAGCAGTTTTTCAAGATTTTAATGCTGAAAAAATTGGACCTATTCGAAGTACTCGACATTATTATTTAAATTTTGCTTTTGATCATGATGCTGTCTTTGTTCATCATGGTGGAAGCCCTCAGGCATTTCAAGCTATTAAAAATTTGAAGCCTGCTAACTTAAACACTTTATCCTATCTAGAGGGTATTATGGCATGGAGGGATCCAGTTAGATCTAAGCAAAGGGGGATGTTTGAGCATAGTCTCTATACTAATACAGAGGGTATTATGAAGGGATGGGAAGCAGTAGGCTATAGAAAAGAAGTTAAAGAAGGTCTAGAAAGAAAGCTTAACTTCATGGAGGAGGAATGGACACCAGAGGGGGAAAAAGCAGATATAGTTATTATCCCTTTTTCTAAGGATTATACTGGCAGTTTTCAGTACAATCCAGAAACTAAGCTTTATAAAAGATATCAGTCAGAACAACCTCATATTGATGAAAACAATAACCAGCAGTTGGAGACTAAAAATATTATTATTCAATATGCCGACATTCGGGTGATTTCAGGGGATGCTGAAGGAAGAAGAGAAATAGAACTGATAGGCAGCGGTAAGGGTCTATACATTAGTAATGGCAAAGCCATGCCCATTGTGTGGAAAAAAAGCACCTATGACACAGCTACCCAGTTTCAGGATATTAATGGGAATCCGTTAAAACTAAATAAAGGGAAAACCTGGATTGCCATATTCCCTCAAAACAGAGAAATTCAATTGCAGTAG
- the recO gene encoding DNA repair protein RecO, with protein MIVKTEGFVLKNKKYGESDSLLTIFTRKLGKINAIAKGARRPKSTLIAGVQPFCYSEFILYKGKSLYTVTQCESKEIFYKLREDVKKLSYAAYLVELVEAVTNEGQTNNRLFNLLGTTLYLLTKSDIEMNTIIRGFELNYLNYCGFKPELYCCVNCTKTESPQWRFSPSEGGVLCNTCFTVDPYAMNISEITLRLAKYLQAKDIKEIQKLKISDFLNEALKKLLKQSILVHINKYDFKSMDLADKL; from the coding sequence ATGATTGTAAAAACAGAAGGCTTTGTATTAAAAAATAAAAAGTATGGAGAGTCTGATAGCCTTTTGACCATATTCACAAGAAAACTAGGAAAAATTAATGCTATAGCAAAGGGAGCCCGAAGGCCTAAAAGCACTTTGATAGCTGGAGTACAACCATTTTGCTATAGTGAATTTATTCTTTATAAGGGAAAAAGTTTATATACCGTCACCCAATGTGAGTCTAAAGAAATTTTTTATAAGCTAAGGGAGGATGTGAAAAAACTATCCTATGCTGCTTATTTGGTGGAATTAGTGGAGGCTGTCACCAATGAAGGACAAACCAATAATAGATTATTTAATCTTTTAGGAACAACCCTTTATTTATTGACAAAGTCAGATATAGAGATGAATACTATCATTAGAGGTTTTGAATTAAATTATTTAAACTACTGTGGTTTTAAACCCGAATTATATTGTTGCGTAAACTGTACAAAGACAGAATCTCCTCAATGGAGATTTAGTCCCAGTGAGGGCGGTGTTTTATGTAACACTTGTTTTACAGTAGATCCCTATGCCATGAACATTTCAGAAATAACCCTTCGTCTGGCTAAGTATTTACAAGCAAAAGATATAAAAGAAATTCAAAAACTAAAAATAAGCGATTTTTTAAATGAAGCATTAAAAAAATTGTTAAAACAATCCATATTGGTACATATTAATAAATATGACTTTAAAAGTATGGACTTAGCCGATAAATTATAG
- a CDS encoding YqzL family protein, which produces MLSKKMWSIFKKTGNIQAYLYCKEYSNYTEITEEQKVNVDIQLFQTNKTNSI; this is translated from the coding sequence ATGCTAAGTAAAAAAATGTGGAGCATATTTAAAAAAACAGGTAATATTCAAGCCTATCTATACTGTAAAGAATATAGTAATTATACAGAAATTACTGAAGAACAAAAGGTTAATGTAGATATACAATTGTTTCAAACAAATAAAACAAACTCTATATAG
- a CDS encoding DUF4342 domain-containing protein produces the protein MDINLEKIDIIRERTGVSYKQAKEALESTGGNVVEALIALEEETGSKWTKNMSMAGNDMMEKLKRVIERGNVTRVILKKDDEVVLNIPVTAGAIGVILAPVASLLGISAALVTKTKIEIVQKDGNVVDLNEIAEEKVEEFKSKIKGSASMEDVDDILDDI, from the coding sequence ATGGATATTAATCTTGAAAAAATTGACATTATTAGAGAACGAACTGGAGTATCCTATAAACAAGCAAAAGAGGCATTGGAAAGCACTGGCGGCAATGTAGTGGAAGCATTAATAGCTTTAGAAGAAGAGACTGGATCAAAATGGACAAAAAATATGAGTATGGCAGGCAATGACATGATGGAAAAGCTAAAGAGGGTCATTGAAAGGGGAAACGTAACAAGGGTTATTTTAAAAAAGGACGACGAGGTGGTATTAAATATCCCTGTAACAGCAGGTGCTATCGGGGTTATTTTGGCACCGGTAGCTTCATTACTTGGCATATCTGCTGCATTAGTAACAAAAACCAAGATTGAAATTGTTCAAAAAGATGGTAATGTAGTGGATTTAAATGAAATTGCTGAGGAAAAGGTAGAAGAATTTAAAAGTAAGATAAAGGGTAGTGCTTCAATGGAAGATGTTGACGATATTTTAGATGATATTTAG
- a CDS encoding PhoH family protein yields the protein MDFLKELFGNFDENIKLINKYLNIDIIPREGDIVLVGEEKDLENGEKLIDELEKIANKGEHLTTQNVTYIIHMLLNGDQDKIKDLMGDAVIITAKGKPIKPKTLGQKNYLEEIDDKVLTFGVGPAGTGKTYLAVAMAVKAFKNDEVNKIILTRPAVEAGESLGFLPGDLKDKVDPYLRPLYDALFDILGPEKFQKYMERGLIEVAPLAYMRGRTLDNSFIILDEAQNTTKEQMKMFLTRLGFGSKAVVTGDITQIDLPGGKFSGLKHAVAILKDIKEIGICYLSEKDVVRHPLVQKIIKAYDIVENKKRK from the coding sequence ATGGATTTTCTTAAAGAACTTTTTGGAAATTTTGATGAAAATATTAAACTGATAAATAAATATTTAAATATTGATATTATTCCCAGAGAAGGAGATATTGTATTAGTAGGGGAAGAGAAAGATTTAGAAAATGGAGAAAAATTAATTGATGAATTAGAGAAGATAGCCAATAAGGGTGAACATTTAACCACCCAAAATGTAACCTATATTATCCACATGCTTTTAAATGGAGATCAGGACAAAATAAAGGATTTGATGGGGGATGCTGTTATCATAACAGCCAAGGGCAAACCTATTAAACCTAAAACCTTAGGGCAAAAAAACTACCTAGAAGAAATAGATGATAAGGTACTAACCTTTGGTGTTGGTCCTGCTGGGACAGGAAAAACCTACTTAGCAGTGGCTATGGCAGTAAAGGCCTTCAAAAATGATGAAGTCAATAAAATTATTTTAACGAGACCGGCTGTAGAGGCTGGGGAAAGCCTCGGTTTTTTACCCGGTGATTTAAAGGACAAGGTGGACCCCTATCTAAGACCCCTTTACGATGCCCTGTTTGATATCTTAGGACCAGAGAAATTCCAAAAATATATGGAAAGAGGCTTAATAGAAGTAGCGCCCTTAGCCTATATGAGGGGAAGAACGTTAGATAACTCCTTTATTATCCTTGATGAAGCACAAAATACAACAAAAGAGCAGATGAAAATGTTTTTGACCCGACTAGGTTTTGGCTCAAAGGCAGTTGTAACAGGAGATATTACTCAGATTGATCTACCAGGGGGAAAATTTTCAGGGTTAAAACACGCTGTTGCTATATTAAAAGATATAAAAGAAATAGGAATTTGTTATTTGTCAGAAAAAGATGTTGTAAGACATCCTTTAGTACAAAAAATCATTAAAGCTTACGATATCGTTGAAAATAAAAAAAGAAAGTAA
- the era gene encoding GTPase Era, which translates to MTFKSGFVTIIGRPNVGKSTLMNEVVGQKIAIMSDKPQTTRNKIQSVYTENDFQIVFIDTPGIHKPKHKLGDYMLKAAKDTLGEVDAILFVVDDSTIIGPGDAFIMEELKEIDTPVILVMNKIDKMNQEQFNKLYEAYKAKGNFADIVGISALERANLDVLINKIVEFLPVGPQYFPADMITDQPERLIVAEIIREKILHYIHEEVPHGVAVETAMMKKREGKDIIDIHATIYCEKKSHKGIIIGKQGRKLKGVGKSAREDIEKLLGSKVYLELWVKIKEDWRNNQNTLKTLGYE; encoded by the coding sequence ATGACATTTAAATCAGGATTTGTAACAATCATCGGAAGACCAAATGTAGGAAAATCTACTTTAATGAATGAAGTTGTTGGACAAAAAATTGCCATTATGTCGGATAAACCTCAAACCACTAGAAATAAAATTCAAAGTGTTTATACAGAAAATGATTTCCAAATCGTGTTTATTGATACACCGGGGATACATAAGCCTAAGCATAAGTTGGGGGACTATATGCTGAAGGCAGCAAAGGATACTTTAGGAGAAGTGGATGCTATTTTATTCGTAGTGGATGATAGTACCATCATAGGACCTGGAGATGCTTTTATCATGGAGGAACTAAAGGAGATTGATACTCCTGTCATATTGGTTATGAATAAAATTGACAAAATGAACCAAGAACAATTCAACAAGTTATATGAAGCCTATAAGGCTAAAGGGAATTTTGCAGATATTGTTGGTATATCAGCTTTGGAGAGAGCAAATTTAGATGTTCTTATAAACAAAATTGTAGAGTTTCTTCCTGTTGGCCCCCAATATTTTCCTGCAGATATGATTACAGATCAACCAGAAAGATTAATTGTGGCAGAAATTATTAGAGAGAAGATACTACACTATATCCATGAAGAAGTTCCCCATGGGGTAGCAGTAGAAACTGCTATGATGAAAAAAAGAGAAGGAAAGGATATCATTGATATTCATGCTACGATTTATTGCGAAAAAAAATCCCATAAAGGCATTATTATTGGTAAACAGGGTAGAAAGCTAAAGGGTGTAGGAAAAAGTGCTAGAGAAGATATTGAAAAGCTTTTAGGATCAAAGGTTTACTTAGAACTATGGGTAAAAATAAAAGAAGATTGGCGAAACAATCAAAATACTTTAAAAACCCTAGGATACGAATAA
- a CDS encoding HD family phosphohydrolase, giving the protein MDVINKWVSKLSKSFVAKLWQGKRMQHILLAILFFVSVFSLLVFSLKPQKFDVSLGQRSPSDIFSPKDIEDRWETQKLREKALESVELIYSFDPGVHIEVKKDIEAFFQLVYRVRSYEDVEESDEIQEAEQVVEKPSLEEENPLNLTREDLQTALNEPLDKINYLETYIYEIIAQNMNTGIKVEDLQKSKNTMRQYILNIEEFNDDLKELGVSIINATIRPNMFFDIETTEQLRREAVESADRIIIKKGDKILREGDIVTYDRLELLRELAIVTDDNKIDIMLYLGIASIVLVIEILMIAYIYFFNRETFEKTDKLLMIWIIMIGTLIISKGVANISIYIMPVAVSAMLLSILIEPRLALLVNLCLTILISIITGNDIIFIVMAILGGTAGVFSVINTQQRAAIFLSGIVVSFINIATIIGIGFINSNEVIKVLMYGFYGVLNGLFCSILTVGTLPLWEYLFRVVTPLKLVELFNPNQPLLKKLLIDAPGTYHHSIIVGNLSESATDAVGGNSLLARVGAFYHDIGKIKRPYFFKENQLTSENPHDKLTPSLSSLIITGHVKDGMELAKKHKLPKEVMDFIEQHHGDTLVAYFYHKAKNSEHGENVDEQSFRYGGPKPQTKEIAIVMLADSVEAAVRSISSPTKDKIEKLIHKIIEDKLMDGQLEESDLTLKELDVIKKTFVKVMLGIFHERIEYPDTDIKELKGRKSYGVNN; this is encoded by the coding sequence ATGGATGTTATAAACAAATGGGTAAGTAAGCTTTCAAAAAGTTTCGTTGCAAAACTATGGCAAGGGAAAAGAATGCAGCATATTCTTTTGGCCATTCTATTTTTTGTAAGTGTTTTCTCTCTATTGGTCTTTAGCTTAAAACCTCAAAAATTCGATGTATCCTTAGGCCAAAGATCTCCATCGGATATCTTCTCACCTAAGGATATAGAAGATAGGTGGGAGACCCAAAAGCTCAGGGAAAAAGCATTGGAATCTGTAGAGTTAATCTATAGCTTCGACCCAGGTGTACACATCGAGGTGAAGAAGGACATTGAAGCTTTTTTTCAGTTGGTCTATAGGGTGAGAAGCTATGAAGACGTAGAAGAATCTGATGAAATACAAGAAGCAGAACAAGTAGTAGAGAAACCTTCTCTAGAGGAAGAAAATCCTTTAAATCTTACTAGAGAAGATTTACAAACTGCTCTGAATGAACCCCTAGATAAAATCAATTATTTAGAAACCTATATTTATGAAATTATTGCACAAAATATGAATACTGGTATTAAAGTAGAGGATCTTCAAAAATCAAAAAACACCATGAGGCAATATATTCTAAACATAGAAGAGTTTAACGATGACTTAAAGGAATTAGGAGTTTCCATTATAAATGCAACTATTCGACCCAATATGTTTTTTGACATAGAAACAACAGAACAGCTGCGAAGGGAAGCCGTAGAAAGTGCCGATAGAATTATAATTAAAAAGGGAGATAAAATCCTAAGGGAAGGAGATATAGTTACCTATGACAGACTGGAGTTATTAAGGGAACTGGCCATTGTAACCGATGACAATAAAATAGATATCATGTTGTACCTAGGAATAGCTTCTATTGTATTGGTTATAGAGATATTAATGATTGCCTATATCTATTTCTTTAATAGGGAAACCTTTGAAAAAACTGATAAACTCCTGATGATATGGATCATTATGATAGGCACCCTTATTATTTCTAAAGGTGTTGCCAATATATCTATTTATATTATGCCTGTGGCTGTATCAGCAATGTTATTATCTATTCTCATAGAACCTAGATTAGCTCTATTAGTAAATCTTTGCTTAACAATCTTGATTAGCATTATCACTGGTAATGACATTATTTTTATTGTCATGGCAATTTTAGGTGGCACAGCAGGGGTTTTTAGTGTAATTAATACACAACAAAGGGCTGCTATATTTTTATCGGGAATTGTTGTTAGTTTTATCAATATTGCAACCATTATAGGGATTGGTTTTATTAATAGTAATGAAGTTATAAAAGTACTGATGTATGGATTTTATGGGGTTTTAAATGGTCTGTTTTGTTCCATACTAACAGTAGGTACCCTACCATTATGGGAGTATCTTTTTAGAGTCGTCACTCCATTAAAGCTAGTGGAATTGTTTAATCCAAATCAACCCCTATTAAAAAAGCTATTAATAGATGCTCCTGGAACCTATCATCATAGTATTATTGTAGGCAATTTAAGTGAATCAGCTACTGATGCTGTGGGGGGCAATTCTCTATTAGCTAGGGTAGGAGCTTTTTATCATGATATTGGGAAAATAAAAAGACCTTATTTTTTCAAGGAAAATCAGTTAACATCTGAAAATCCCCATGATAAATTAACGCCCTCTTTGAGCAGTTTGATCATTACTGGACATGTTAAAGATGGGATGGAGCTTGCTAAAAAACATAAATTACCTAAGGAAGTAATGGACTTTATAGAGCAGCATCATGGAGATACGTTGGTGGCATATTTTTATCATAAGGCAAAAAATAGTGAACATGGGGAAAATGTAGATGAACAAAGCTTTCGTTATGGGGGACCTAAACCCCAAACCAAAGAAATCGCCATTGTTATGTTGGCAGATTCTGTAGAGGCTGCTGTAAGGAGTATTTCAAGTCCCACAAAGGATAAAATTGAAAAGCTAATCCATAAGATTATAGAAGACAAGTTAATGGACGGACAATTGGAGGAGAGTGATTTAACCTTAAAGGAACTAGACGTTATCAAAAAAACCTTTGTTAAGGTGATGCTAGGTATTTTCCATGAGCGTATTGAATATCCTGATACAGACATAAAAGAATTGAAGGGAAGAAAATCCTATGGAGTTAATAATTGA
- a CDS encoding diacylglycerol kinase: MKVRKLIESFNYAFEGIIYALKTQRNMKIHFFVAVVVLALSLFFDLTRIEMLILFLTISMVIITEMINTSIEAAIDLITDKYHIFAKIAKNVAAGGVLIASINAIIVAYLIFFHRINPYTHTVLTRVRQSSIHITFIVLIIIIFTTIALKAYFGKGTPVQGGMPSGHGAVAFSLATAITFISENMFIATLSVLMALLVCQSRIESKIHSFFEVVVGSVLGIIITIIFFQLAG; the protein is encoded by the coding sequence ATGAAAGTAAGAAAGCTCATTGAAAGTTTTAATTATGCATTTGAGGGCATTATTTATGCCCTCAAAACCCAGCGAAACATGAAAATTCACTTTTTTGTAGCTGTAGTGGTTTTAGCTTTAAGTCTATTCTTTGATTTAACTAGAATAGAAATGTTGATATTGTTTTTAACTATATCTATGGTTATTATTACGGAAATGATTAATACATCTATTGAAGCTGCTATTGATTTGATTACTGATAAATACCATATTTTTGCTAAAATAGCTAAAAATGTAGCTGCTGGTGGGGTTTTGATTGCATCCATTAACGCCATTATTGTAGCTTATTTAATATTTTTCCATAGGATAAATCCCTATACTCATACGGTTTTAACCCGTGTGAGGCAATCATCCATACATATTACCTTTATTGTACTAATTATTATCATTTTTACAACCATTGCTTTAAAGGCTTATTTTGGTAAAGGGACTCCGGTTCAAGGGGGGATGCCCAGTGGTCATGGGGCAGTGGCTTTTTCCTTGGCTACAGCTATTACATTTATTTCAGAAAACATGTTTATAGCAACTCTATCTGTATTGATGGCATTATTGGTATGTCAAAGTAGGATAGAGAGCAAAATTCATAGTTTTTTTGAAGTAGTGGTGGGAAGTGTGCTGGGAATTATTATAACAATTATATTTTTTCAACTTGCTGGATAA
- a CDS encoding cytidine deaminase, whose translation MEYKELIKKAREAQKKAYVPYSNFPVGAALLTKSGRVYTGCNVECASYGGTNCAERTAIFKAVSEGDREIQAIAVVGAENEYTFPCGICRQVIVEYGKNIKLIIGKTEEDYQVFTIEELLPKSFSPEDLQTSKRSCCNDI comes from the coding sequence ATGGAGTATAAAGAACTTATAAAAAAAGCTAGGGAAGCACAAAAAAAAGCATATGTTCCCTATTCAAATTTTCCTGTAGGAGCAGCGCTATTAACAAAGTCAGGGAGAGTTTATACTGGATGTAATGTTGAATGTGCCTCCTATGGTGGAACAAATTGTGCTGAAAGAACTGCTATCTTTAAGGCGGTTTCGGAGGGAGATAGAGAAATTCAAGCCATTGCAGTGGTGGGTGCTGAAAATGAATACACGTTTCCCTGTGGTATATGTAGACAGGTGATTGTAGAATACGGAAAAAATATCAAATTAATTATTGGAAAAACTGAAGAAGATTACCAAGTATTTACCATAGAAGAGTTGCTACCTAAGTCCTTCTCTCCAGAGGATTTGCAAACATCAAAAAGGAGCTGTTGTAATGACATTTAA
- the ybeY gene encoding rRNA maturation RNase YbeY: MELIIDNRQDKVNLETDLIEILTKVVEECLVYEGWDEDYEVSLSLVDNHEIQELNRIYRGKDCATDVLSFPMVDDNSPMTEEKILGDIVISVEKAVEQAEEYQHSLKREIAFLTTHSMFHLMGYDHMDEEARRIMDGKEKAVLNKLGIKRE, encoded by the coding sequence ATGGAGTTAATAATTGACAATAGACAAGACAAAGTAAATTTGGAAACTGACTTAATAGAAATTTTGACGAAGGTAGTAGAGGAGTGTTTGGTCTATGAAGGTTGGGATGAAGATTACGAAGTTAGCTTATCCCTGGTAGACAACCATGAGATTCAAGAACTTAATAGAATCTACAGAGGAAAGGATTGTGCCACCGATGTTTTATCCTTTCCCATGGTAGATGACAACAGTCCTATGACAGAAGAAAAGATCTTAGGGGATATTGTTATATCTGTAGAAAAGGCAGTAGAGCAGGCAGAGGAATACCAACACTCTCTAAAACGCGAAATAGCCTTTTTGACAACCCATAGTATGTTTCATTTGATGGGGTATGATCATATGGATGAAGAGGCTAGAAGGATAATGGATGGGAAAGAAAAAGCTGTATTAAATAAACTGGGAATAAAAAGAGAGTAA